A section of the Candidatus Thermoplasmatota archaeon genome encodes:
- a CDS encoding tripartite tricarboxylate transporter permease: MLDLLLIILFCVLGVITGIATGILPGLHVNNVALIFLSLSGTIVASLGFLFNYGITEQFILILICVYITATSLSHTFHDTIPSTFLGAPEEDTALSVLPAHSLLLEGKGYEAVALSALGSYGAVLFCFLVLYPVRFLVGSPVYLYSVLREIMVWVLIAISILLIATEKGRIELFGVNHGKIPYVFGMLFAFMIFIISGIFGLVIFDCPVDSPIGLSSSVLFPALAGLFGLPTLLTSIMTKPKIPPQIIEKIELDKKAKKSSIISVATGSLAGILVSLIPGISSSTGTILAMTARGESDRKQIIITLSSVNTACGFFVIVALFVILRARSGATIAVGELIALEEWSSIMMPTNLIYLLMAIILSGVLSYFLTLKIGKIFAKHFANVPYALLIKITIAFVIILTYLFTGVIGILILLVATFIGLLPVQWDVRRSHCMGILLIPIILYFL; this comes from the coding sequence GTGTTAGATCTCCTCCTCATTATTTTGTTTTGTGTCCTCGGTGTTATAACAGGTATAGCAACAGGAATTCTACCAGGTTTGCATGTAAACAATGTAGCTCTTATCTTCTTGTCTTTATCAGGAACAATAGTTGCTTCCCTAGGTTTCCTTTTCAACTATGGTATAACTGAGCAGTTCATATTGATTTTAATCTGTGTTTACATCACAGCTACGTCTCTGTCACATACATTCCATGACACAATACCAAGTACTTTCCTAGGTGCACCAGAGGAGGACACAGCATTATCGGTTCTACCAGCACACTCTCTTCTATTAGAAGGTAAAGGCTACGAGGCAGTAGCTCTTTCAGCGCTAGGAAGCTATGGCGCTGTTCTATTTTGTTTCCTAGTTCTATACCCTGTTCGCTTCTTAGTAGGCAGCCCGGTATATTTGTATTCTGTGTTAAGAGAAATAATGGTTTGGGTTCTTATTGCAATATCTATTTTGCTTATAGCAACAGAAAAAGGTAGAATCGAACTTTTTGGGGTAAATCATGGAAAAATACCATATGTTTTTGGGATGTTATTTGCATTTATGATATTTATCATCTCAGGCATTTTTGGTCTGGTTATATTTGACTGCCCAGTTGACTCACCAATAGGTTTGTCATCCTCTGTTCTTTTCCCAGCCCTTGCAGGGCTCTTTGGGTTACCAACGTTACTAACATCTATTATGACAAAACCAAAAATACCCCCGCAAATAATAGAAAAAATCGAACTTGACAAGAAAGCAAAAAAATCATCTATTATCTCTGTTGCTACAGGTAGTTTAGCAGGCATACTAGTCTCACTGATCCCAGGTATAAGCTCCTCAACAGGCACAATACTGGCTATGACTGCTAGGGGTGAATCAGATAGAAAACAAATCATAATTACGTTATCATCAGTGAACACAGCATGCGGTTTTTTTGTGATCGTAGCATTATTCGTAATACTACGGGCTAGAAGCGGTGCAACAATAGCTGTAGGTGAACTAATTGCTTTAGAGGAATGGTCATCCATAATGATGCCAACAAACCTAATCTACCTATTAATGGCAATAATACTATCAGGTGTACTATCATATTTTTTAACACTAAAAATAGGCAAGATATTTGCAAAACATTTCGCAAACGTACCATATGCGTTGTTGATAAAAATCACAATAGCATTTGTTATAATACTCACGTATCTTTTCACAGGAGTTATAGGTATACTTATATTGCTAGTAGCAACATTCATAGGTTTATTACCAGTACAATGGGATGTACGTAGAAGCCACTGCATGGGAATACTATTGATCCCGATTATTCTGTATTTTCTGTAA
- a CDS encoding DUF2240 family protein, giving the protein MADLEMQIILSFLFKRSGKEELSAAEIYLPLSMDLKWFTPNQAKAFVNIALQQRLLEKKGNKLTPCFDYKKVVVPVGFSPAKQTVLEKEVKLDAMKTIIARISEKTGFNDTEVSERISKISEEKNISDGVAALLVAKEYGVDFEDCFDEIENMVFTENTE; this is encoded by the coding sequence ATGGCTGATTTAGAGATGCAAATAATATTGTCTTTTCTTTTTAAACGCAGTGGTAAAGAGGAATTATCTGCTGCCGAGATTTATCTTCCTTTGTCTATGGATCTAAAATGGTTCACGCCAAATCAAGCAAAGGCTTTTGTGAACATAGCATTGCAGCAGAGGCTTTTAGAAAAAAAAGGTAACAAGTTAACGCCATGTTTTGATTATAAAAAAGTTGTAGTGCCTGTTGGTTTCAGCCCAGCAAAACAAACTGTTTTAGAAAAAGAGGTTAAGCTGGATGCTATGAAAACAATAATAGCGAGGATATCTGAGAAAACTGGTTTTAATGATACTGAGGTTTCTGAAAGAATTAGTAAAATCTCAGAAGAAAAAAACATTTCAGATGGTGTTGCAGCTTTATTAGTTGCAAAAGAATACGGTGTTGATTTTGAGGATTGTTTTGATGAGATTGAAAACATGGTTTTTACAGAAAATACAGAATAA